The following proteins come from a genomic window of Populus nigra chromosome 6, ddPopNigr1.1, whole genome shotgun sequence:
- the LOC133696581 gene encoding uncharacterized protein LOC133696581: MGTSTQAYGEPWYWDNRYSSESGPFDWYQKYPSLAPLINLYIPRHVHPRILVVGCGNSAFSEGMVSDGYEDVVNIDISSVVIEAMKRKYSNHPQLKYIGMDVRDMSEFQSGSFNAVIDKGTLDSILCGNDSRKNAPKMLKEVSRVLKDNGVYILVTYGAPLYRLQLLRDSCSWRIKLHVIDKLLSDEGSEHPVQELTNPVPIDDNGSSVEAVLGKNPDVHYIYVCTKDESLTPEQKHEELV; this comes from the exons ATGGGAACATCTACACAAGCATACGGCGAGCCATGGTACTGGGACAATAGATATTCCAGTGAATCAGGACCGTTTGATTGGTACCAAAAGTATCCTTCCTTGGCTCCTCTCATCAACCTCTACATCCCTCGTCATGTCCATCCTCGAATCCTCGTCGTTGGTTGTGGCAACTCAG CATTTAGTGAAGGGATGGTGAGTGATGGATATGAAGATGTGGTTAACATTGATATATCGTCTGTGGTAATTGAGGCCATGAAAAGGAAGTATAGCAATCATCCTCAATTGAAAT aTATTGGAATGGATGTACGAGATATGAGTGAATTTCAATCTGGTTCATTTAATGCTGTTATTGATAAAG gaaCTTTGGACTCTATCCTG tgtgGGAATGATTCACGAAAAAATGCTCCCAAGATGCTCAAGGAAGTTTCGAG GGTTCTCAAGGATAATGGAGTGTATATTCTG GTTACATATGGAGCTCCATTGTATCGCTTACAATTATTAAGGGACTCATGTTCGTGGAGGATAAAGCTCCATGTTATAG ATAAACTTTTGTCAGATGAAGGCTCAGAACATCCAGTTCAGGAGCTGACGAATCCTGTACCTATAGATGACAATGGGAGTTCGGTGGAAGCAGTACTTGGAAAGAATCCCGATGTTCACTACATTTATGTTTGTACTAAG GATGAATCTTTGACGCCCGAGCAAAAGCATGAAGAGCTAGTTTAG